From one Nonomuraea polychroma genomic stretch:
- a CDS encoding TetR/AcrR family transcriptional regulator, with amino-acid sequence MARWAPGASDRLQRAAMELFAEDGFEATTVAGIAGRAGVTERTFFRHFADKREVLFAGEEQLEAVFVDAIADAPADASLAGLLVAALDAGGRALQDVRGRDFARLRNEIITANEQLRERELLKLAKLSHAVAAALVARGVADVTACLAGELVVLVFKTAFDRWIAPDETRDLVDLQREGLAAISDLTRAETV; translated from the coding sequence ATGGCACGTTGGGCACCTGGGGCGTCAGATCGTCTGCAGCGGGCGGCGATGGAGCTGTTCGCCGAGGACGGTTTCGAGGCGACGACCGTGGCCGGGATCGCCGGGCGGGCCGGGGTGACGGAGCGGACGTTCTTCCGGCATTTCGCGGACAAGCGCGAGGTGCTGTTCGCCGGCGAGGAGCAGCTCGAGGCGGTCTTCGTGGACGCGATCGCCGACGCGCCGGCGGACGCGTCCCTGGCCGGCCTGCTGGTCGCGGCGCTTGATGCCGGCGGCCGGGCCCTCCAGGACGTACGGGGACGCGATTTCGCCCGCCTGCGGAACGAGATCATCACGGCGAACGAGCAGTTGCGGGAGCGCGAGCTGCTCAAGCTGGCGAAGCTCTCCCACGCCGTGGCCGCCGCGCTCGTCGCCCGTGGCGTCGCCGATGTGACCGCTTGCCTGGCCGGTGAACTGGTCGTTCTGGTGTTCAAAACGGCCTTCGACCGGTGGATCGCTCCCGATGAGACCCGCGATCTGGTCGACCTGCAACGCGAAGGCCTCGCCGCGATCAGCGACCTGACACGTGCCGAGACCGTGTGA